In a single window of the Olivibacter sp. SDN3 genome:
- a CDS encoding DinB family protein, which yields MVITSIDIAIQTRKNFIRLMDEMTIAELNIVPPGFNNNIAWNFGHILVSQQKLCYTLTGLPLKMDNKYMLRYQRGTRPEKFIHEDEIAFLKGAAYTLIEELVGDLKRYIFCNFNPTKLHYGLELLCIEDAINYFPNHDALHLGFATAIKRAIEGEKRNANSQIPKVQS from the coding sequence ATGGTCATAACAAGTATAGACATAGCAATTCAAACCCGAAAAAATTTCATCCGATTGATGGACGAGATGACGATCGCTGAGCTGAATATCGTCCCTCCAGGATTTAACAATAATATCGCCTGGAATTTTGGACATATCTTAGTAAGTCAGCAAAAACTTTGCTATACGCTGACAGGCCTACCTCTAAAAATGGATAATAAGTACATGTTACGGTATCAACGAGGCACCAGACCAGAAAAGTTTATCCATGAGGACGAAATAGCTTTTTTGAAAGGAGCGGCCTATACCTTGATTGAAGAATTGGTAGGAGATTTAAAAAGATATATTTTCTGTAACTTTAATCCCACCAAATTACATTATGGACTTGAACTATTGTGTATTGAAGATGCAATCAATTATTTTCCAAACCACGATGCCCTGCATCTTGGCTTTGCTACAGCAATAAAAAGGGCAATTGAAGGAGAAAAGCGGAACGCCAATAGCCAAATTCCAAAGGTTCAAAGCTAA
- the ilvN gene encoding acetolactate synthase small subunit has protein sequence MEKQEYTITLYAENTIGMISRIAIIFSRRKINIESLNTSPSEAHGIHRFTIVITESEEVVRKLCRQIEKQVEVLKAYYNTNDEVIWQEQALYKVPTNIVAEKAPIERLLREYGAHAVVIRNDYTVFETAGHREEIDKLTEALAEYNLIEFVRSARIAIIKDSEGFHKKLKEFEQAEPIEEVVENEYLDKQDKIFTM, from the coding sequence ATGGAAAAGCAAGAATATACTATCACATTATACGCAGAAAATACTATCGGTATGATCAGCAGAATAGCTATCATTTTTTCTCGTCGTAAAATAAACATCGAAAGCCTTAATACTTCCCCTTCTGAAGCACATGGCATACACCGATTCACCATTGTTATAACAGAATCTGAAGAGGTGGTAAGAAAACTCTGCAGGCAGATCGAAAAACAAGTAGAGGTGCTGAAAGCCTATTATAATACTAACGATGAGGTTATTTGGCAGGAACAAGCCTTATATAAAGTTCCTACAAATATTGTTGCCGAAAAAGCTCCAATTGAAAGGCTTTTACGCGAATACGGTGCTCACGCAGTAGTAATACGCAATGATTATACTGTATTTGAAACTGCTGGGCATCGAGAAGAGATTGATAAATTAACTGAAGCTTTAGCGGAATATAACCTTATCGAATTTGTTAGAAGTGCACGTATTGCCATCATAAAAGATAGCGAAGGCTTCCATAAAAAATTAAAAGAATTTGAACAGGCTGAACCTATTGAGGAGGTTGTAGAAAATGAATACCTCGATAAGCAGGATAAAATTTTTACCATGTAA
- the ilvB gene encoding biosynthetic-type acetolactate synthase large subunit codes for MNTLEITKDTPHNKLEEKAKKTQLSGSQAVLEALIAEGVDTIFGYPGGAIMPIYDALYDYNDRLKHILVRHEQGGIHAAQGYARTSGKTGVVFATSGPGATNLVTGLADAMIDSNPIVCVTGQVFAHLLGTDAFQETDVINITTPVTKWNYQVTDASEIPAALAKAFYIASTGRPGPVLIDITKNAQLQLFDYEGYTLCHHIRSYRPAPIIRKSYIEEAAKLINQAKKPFVLFGQGVILGKAEEEFKTFIEKTGIPAAWTIMGLSALPTDHPLNVGMLGMHGNYAPNVLTNECDVLIAIGMRFDDRVTGRLDKYAKQAKIIHLDIDPAEIDKNVKTTVPVWGNCKETLPLLTELVAETQHEEWLQKFRMLEQEEINTVITTELQPSEGEMTMGEVINILNELTQDDAVIVTDVGQHQMVACRYARFKQSKSNVTSGGLGTMGFGLPAAIGAWYGAPERTVVAIIGDGGIQMTIQELGTIMQFGAKVKILILNNQFLGMVRQWQQLFHDKRYSFVNITSPDYTTVAQGYHIPGNRIEDRSNLREALMEMLAHDGSYLLEVMVGRENNVFPMVPQGSSVSEIRLK; via the coding sequence ATGAATACGCTCGAAATAACCAAAGACACTCCTCACAACAAACTGGAGGAAAAGGCAAAAAAAACACAATTATCCGGTTCCCAAGCGGTATTGGAAGCTCTTATTGCTGAAGGAGTGGATACTATATTCGGCTATCCGGGTGGTGCAATCATGCCGATTTATGATGCATTGTACGACTACAATGACCGACTTAAGCATATTTTAGTACGCCATGAACAGGGAGGAATACACGCCGCCCAAGGTTATGCCCGCACTTCGGGAAAGACAGGCGTGGTATTTGCTACCAGCGGTCCGGGCGCAACCAATTTAGTTACTGGTCTTGCAGACGCGATGATCGATAGCAACCCTATTGTATGTGTTACCGGCCAGGTTTTTGCACACCTCTTGGGTACGGATGCCTTTCAGGAAACGGATGTAATCAATATTACCACACCGGTAACGAAGTGGAACTATCAAGTGACCGATGCGTCGGAAATACCTGCTGCGCTAGCAAAGGCATTTTATATCGCCAGCACAGGACGCCCAGGCCCGGTTTTGATCGATATCACAAAAAATGCGCAGTTACAGCTATTTGACTATGAAGGTTATACTTTATGCCATCATATCAGAAGTTACCGCCCAGCTCCCATCATTAGAAAATCATATATAGAAGAAGCGGCCAAGCTTATTAATCAAGCCAAAAAGCCGTTTGTATTATTTGGACAAGGTGTTATCCTGGGTAAAGCGGAAGAGGAGTTTAAAACCTTCATCGAAAAAACAGGCATTCCCGCCGCCTGGACCATTATGGGTTTGAGCGCCTTACCTACCGATCATCCACTCAATGTAGGAATGCTCGGCATGCATGGAAACTATGCTCCGAATGTCTTAACCAATGAATGCGATGTGCTAATCGCCATAGGTATGCGTTTTGACGACCGGGTAACGGGTCGATTGGATAAATATGCAAAACAAGCTAAAATTATACACTTAGACATTGATCCCGCTGAGATCGATAAAAATGTTAAGACGACTGTTCCGGTATGGGGTAATTGCAAGGAAACACTACCCTTGCTCACCGAACTGGTAGCGGAGACCCAACATGAAGAATGGCTACAGAAATTCCGCATGTTAGAACAAGAAGAAATCAATACGGTCATCACAACAGAGTTACAACCTAGTGAAGGCGAGATGACAATGGGCGAAGTAATCAACATACTAAATGAACTTACCCAAGATGACGCTGTTATCGTAACCGATGTAGGTCAACATCAAATGGTAGCTTGCCGATATGCCCGCTTTAAGCAAAGCAAAAGCAATGTTACTTCGGGTGGTCTAGGCACCATGGGCTTTGGCCTTCCGGCAGCCATTGGCGCTTGGTACGGTGCCCCTGAACGTACCGTTGTGGCAATTATCGGCGATGGCGGCATACAGATGACCATACAAGAATTGGGAACGATCATGCAATTTGGTGCGAAAGTAAAGATTCTCATTTTGAACAATCAATTTCTAGGCATGGTGCGTCAATGGCAGCAACTCTTTCATGATAAACGTTATTCTTTTGTCAATATCACCAGTCCGGATTACACTACGGTGGCCCAAGGATATCATATCCCAGGAAACCGTATCGAGGACAGATCGAATCTCAGGGAAGCATTAATGGAGATGTTGGCTCACGATGGCTCTTATCTATTAGAGGTAATGGTGGGTAGAGAAAACAATGTTTTTCCTATGGTACCACAAGGAAGCAGTGTAAGTGAAATACGATTGAAGTAA
- the ilvD gene encoding dihydroxy-acid dehydratase has product MLTKQKTELNKYSKIFTQDETQPAAKAMLYGIGLTDADMDKAQVGIASMGYDGNTCNMHLNDLAQVVKKGVWENDLVGLTFGTIGVSDGMSNGTDGMRFSLVSRDVIADSIETICGGQYYDGLIAIPGCDKNMPGAIMAMGRLNRPAIMVYGGTIAPGHYKGQDLNIVSAFEALGQRICGNLSDEDYEGIIKHTCPGAGACGGMYTANTMASAIEAMGMSLPYSSSNPAVSEDKKAECLEAGKYIKILLEKDIKPSDIMTRKAFENALRTIIILGGSTNAVLHFIAIGKSVGVNITQDDFQRMSDVTPVLADFKPSGKFLMQDLHQYGGTPAVLRYLLDEGLLHGDCLTVTGKTLAENLADVKSIVDYNQPIVQKLENPIKATGHLQILYGNLAEKGSVAKISGKEGEKFTGPARVFDGEHDLVAGVASGRIKPGDVVVIKNEGPKGAPGMPEMLKPTSLIIGAGLGKSIALITDGRFSGGTHGFVVGHITPEAYSGGLIGLVEDDDIIEIDAVNNTLNLQVDEQVISQRRARWIQPALKVTKGVLYKYAKTVSDAAGGCVTDE; this is encoded by the coding sequence ATGCTAACTAAACAAAAAACTGAACTAAACAAATACAGTAAGATCTTTACGCAAGATGAAACGCAGCCTGCCGCAAAAGCGATGCTATACGGTATCGGTTTGACAGACGCTGACATGGACAAAGCACAGGTAGGTATAGCCAGTATGGGTTACGATGGAAACACCTGTAACATGCACCTAAATGACTTGGCTCAAGTTGTCAAAAAAGGCGTATGGGAAAATGATTTAGTGGGCCTTACATTCGGAACGATTGGGGTGAGCGACGGGATGAGCAACGGTACGGACGGCATGCGTTTTTCCCTGGTATCACGCGACGTCATTGCAGACAGTATTGAAACGATTTGCGGTGGACAATATTACGACGGATTGATTGCGATTCCGGGTTGCGACAAAAACATGCCAGGTGCCATCATGGCCATGGGGAGGTTAAACCGCCCGGCTATTATGGTTTATGGCGGTACGATAGCACCGGGACATTATAAAGGGCAAGACCTGAATATCGTCTCGGCTTTTGAAGCATTAGGACAGCGGATATGTGGCAACCTATCGGATGAAGACTACGAAGGTATCATCAAGCATACTTGCCCTGGCGCAGGAGCTTGTGGGGGGATGTATACAGCCAATACCATGGCTTCTGCAATTGAAGCGATGGGAATGAGCTTGCCTTACTCCTCATCTAACCCCGCTGTTTCAGAAGATAAAAAAGCAGAATGTTTAGAAGCTGGCAAATATATCAAGATCCTATTGGAGAAAGATATCAAACCTTCTGATATCATGACCCGTAAAGCGTTCGAAAATGCATTGCGTACCATCATCATCCTTGGAGGGAGTACCAATGCTGTTTTACACTTTATCGCGATCGGTAAATCAGTTGGCGTAAATATTACACAGGACGACTTTCAACGTATGTCGGACGTAACCCCTGTTTTAGCAGACTTTAAACCATCCGGAAAATTCCTGATGCAGGATTTACACCAATATGGCGGAACCCCTGCAGTATTACGATACTTACTAGATGAAGGCTTATTACATGGCGACTGCTTGACTGTTACGGGAAAAACACTTGCCGAGAATCTTGCTGACGTCAAATCAATCGTTGACTATAACCAACCTATTGTTCAGAAATTGGAGAACCCAATCAAAGCAACGGGTCACTTGCAGATTCTTTACGGCAATCTCGCAGAAAAAGGTTCTGTTGCCAAGATCTCGGGCAAAGAGGGGGAAAAGTTCACTGGTCCTGCTCGTGTTTTTGATGGCGAACATGATTTAGTTGCCGGAGTTGCATCGGGTAGGATTAAGCCCGGAGATGTGGTTGTTATTAAAAATGAAGGACCTAAGGGCGCTCCTGGAATGCCAGAAATGTTGAAACCAACTTCCTTAATCATCGGTGCAGGGCTCGGCAAATCAATTGCCCTCATTACCGACGGCCGTTTTTCTGGAGGGACACACGGCTTCGTTGTCGGACATATCACGCCAGAAGCTTACTCAGGTGGACTCATCGGCCTGGTAGAAGACGACGATATCATCGAAATCGATGCGGTAAATAACACACTCAATCTGCAGGTGGATGAACAAGTCATTTCTCAGCGCCGCGCACGTTGGATACAACCAGCATTGAAAGTAACGAAGGGAGTTTTGTATAAATATGCCAAAACCGTATCGGACGCCGCTGGAGGCTGTGTAACTGATGAATAA
- the atpC gene encoding ATP synthase F1 subunit epsilon: MELNIITPDQSVFSGKATSVTVPGSAGSFEILKDHAPIISTLEDGKVIIRDNKNIEVIIIKGGVVEVLDNKITVLAEGVLEEE, translated from the coding sequence ATGGAACTTAATATTATTACACCAGATCAGTCAGTATTCAGCGGAAAAGCCACATCGGTAACCGTCCCAGGAAGTGCTGGATCTTTTGAAATACTAAAAGATCATGCACCAATTATTTCTACCTTGGAGGACGGGAAAGTTATTATCCGTGACAATAAAAATATAGAGGTCATTATTATCAAAGGCGGGGTAGTCGAAGTACTCGACAATAAAATTACCGTGCTTGCTGAAGGTGTTCTTGAAGAAGAGTAA
- the atpD gene encoding F0F1 ATP synthase subunit beta: MSNTGKIAQIIGPVVDVSFVGDAKLPKIFDALEIEKANGQRIVLEVQQHLGEERVRTIAMDSTDGLVRGMPVKDTGAPIKMPIGDDIKGRVFNVVGDAIDGIKELDKSNGRPIHSLPPKFEDLSTETEVLFTGIKVIDLLEPYAKGGKIGLFGGAGVGKTVLIQELINNIAKAYSGLSVFAGVGERTREGNDLLREMLESGIIKYGDEFLHSMEKGEWSLEQVDTEALKDSKATFVFGQMNEPPGARARVALSGLTIAEYFRDGDGEGAGKDILFFIDNIFRFTQAGSEVSALLGRMPSAVGYQPTLATEMGLMQERITSTKRGSITSVQAVYVPADDLTDPAPATTFAHLDATTVLSRKIAELGIYPAVDPLDSTSRILNPVILGSEHYNTAQRVKEILQRYKELQDIIAILGMDELSEEDKLVVSRARRVQRFLSQPFHVAEQFTGLKGVLVDIKDTIKGFNMIMDGEVDEYPEAAFNLVGSIEDAIEKGKKLLEEANA, encoded by the coding sequence ATGTCCAACACCGGAAAAATAGCGCAAATAATCGGGCCAGTAGTAGACGTCAGCTTTGTAGGCGACGCCAAGTTACCGAAAATTTTCGACGCATTGGAAATCGAAAAAGCAAACGGGCAGCGTATTGTTTTAGAGGTTCAACAACATTTAGGAGAAGAACGCGTACGTACCATCGCTATGGATTCAACCGACGGTTTAGTTCGTGGTATGCCTGTAAAAGATACTGGAGCTCCTATAAAAATGCCTATAGGCGATGACATTAAGGGCCGTGTATTTAACGTAGTTGGAGATGCCATTGATGGTATTAAAGAGCTCGATAAATCGAACGGTCGTCCTATCCACAGTTTGCCACCGAAATTTGAAGATTTATCCACCGAAACGGAAGTACTTTTCACAGGTATTAAAGTTATCGATTTATTAGAACCGTATGCTAAAGGTGGTAAAATTGGTTTGTTCGGCGGTGCGGGTGTTGGTAAAACGGTACTCATTCAGGAGCTTATTAATAATATAGCAAAGGCTTACTCTGGTTTATCTGTTTTTGCTGGCGTGGGAGAACGTACTCGCGAAGGCAACGATTTACTCCGTGAGATGCTTGAATCGGGCATCATTAAATATGGAGACGAGTTTTTACATAGCATGGAAAAAGGCGAGTGGAGCTTGGAACAGGTAGATACTGAAGCATTGAAAGACTCCAAAGCCACTTTCGTTTTTGGCCAAATGAACGAGCCTCCAGGGGCACGGGCAAGAGTAGCTTTATCAGGCTTAACCATAGCGGAATATTTCCGTGATGGAGATGGTGAAGGCGCCGGTAAAGATATACTTTTCTTCATTGATAACATTTTCCGTTTTACGCAAGCTGGTTCTGAAGTTTCTGCGTTATTGGGCCGTATGCCTTCTGCTGTGGGATACCAACCAACATTAGCAACGGAAATGGGTTTAATGCAGGAAAGGATTACCTCTACAAAACGTGGATCTATTACATCTGTGCAAGCGGTATACGTACCTGCGGATGACTTGACGGACCCTGCTCCTGCAACCACTTTTGCTCACTTAGACGCAACAACTGTATTATCGCGCAAAATTGCCGAGCTGGGAATATATCCTGCCGTGGACCCCTTAGATTCTACCTCTCGCATTCTTAATCCGGTAATCCTTGGTAGTGAACATTACAATACAGCACAACGTGTGAAAGAAATTCTACAACGCTACAAGGAATTACAAGACATTATAGCCATCTTAGGTATGGATGAGCTTTCTGAAGAGGATAAATTAGTTGTTTCACGTGCTCGTAGGGTTCAACGCTTTTTATCGCAACCCTTCCATGTTGCAGAACAATTCACAGGACTTAAAGGCGTATTAGTAGACATTAAGGATACCATCAAAGGTTTTAATATGATTATGGATGGCGAGGTAGATGAATATCCAGAAGCAGCGTTTAACCTTGTTGGAAGCATTGAAGATGCAATTGAAAAAGGTAAAAAACTATTAGAAGAGGCTAATGCCTAA
- a CDS encoding SDR family oxidoreductase, which yields MKKVLITGSNGLLGQKITDAALADANIAYIATSRGANRHPVKKGYIYIDLDITDFEQTENIVKECSPDVIINTAAMANVDACERDPVASQKVNVEAVANLIALSERFNIHLIHLSTDFVFDGDEGPYMEDDEPNPINVYGKHKLAAEKLIKDSSCIWSIVRTILVYGVVNDLSRTNIVLWSKNALENGQTIKVVNDQWRMPTLAEDLAKACLTMAMKKAEGIYHISGKDLFSICELVDAVVEHWHLESSYICKERSSELKQNALRPKRTGFILDKAYDKLDYVPHSFGEGLKLIEEQLKKIGKQSSL from the coding sequence ATGAAGAAAGTTTTGATAACCGGTAGCAATGGTTTGCTTGGTCAGAAAATTACAGATGCTGCATTAGCGGATGCAAATATAGCATATATCGCGACCTCTAGAGGAGCTAACAGACACCCGGTGAAGAAGGGATATATTTACATAGACCTAGATATCACAGATTTTGAGCAAACGGAAAACATTGTTAAAGAATGTTCACCTGATGTGATTATCAACACAGCAGCTATGGCTAACGTAGATGCATGCGAACGTGACCCCGTAGCTAGCCAAAAGGTGAATGTGGAAGCAGTTGCTAATTTGATTGCACTCTCTGAGCGCTTTAATATCCATTTAATACACCTTTCAACAGACTTTGTATTCGATGGAGATGAAGGACCGTATATGGAAGATGATGAGCCAAATCCAATTAATGTTTATGGCAAACATAAACTGGCTGCTGAAAAATTAATAAAAGACTCATCCTGTATATGGTCAATCGTTCGCACAATTTTAGTATATGGAGTAGTAAATGATCTAAGTAGAACCAATATCGTCCTTTGGTCAAAAAATGCTTTGGAAAATGGTCAAACGATTAAGGTAGTGAATGATCAATGGCGCATGCCAACACTGGCTGAAGACTTGGCCAAGGCTTGTTTAACGATGGCGATGAAAAAAGCAGAAGGCATATATCATATATCGGGTAAAGATCTATTTAGTATTTGCGAATTGGTAGATGCCGTGGTGGAGCATTGGCACTTGGAATCGTCTTATATTTGTAAAGAGAGATCTTCTGAACTCAAACAGAACGCTTTGCGCCCTAAAAGAACTGGTTTTATCTTAGATAAAGCTTATGATAAGCTAGATTATGTCCCCCATAGTTTTGGAGAAGGGTTAAAGCTTATCGAGGAACAGTTAAAGAAAATAGGCAAGCAGTCGTCCTTATAA
- the floA gene encoding flotillin-like protein FloA (flotillin-like protein involved in membrane lipid rafts), whose product MDPSLSPILIIVGAIVALFLLLYILPVNLWFTAQLSGVKVNLLNLVLMRLRRVSPSLVTNAMIISTKAGLNITSNEIETHYLAGGNVNSVIKALISADKANIPLDFKLATAIDLAGRDVFDAVQISVNPRVINTPPVAAVAKDGIQLIAKARVTVRANINQLVGGAGEETILARVGEGIVTTIGSADNHKEVLENPDKISKTVLEKGLDSGTAFEILSIDIADIDIGENIGAKLQTDQAEADLKVANARAEERRAMAVATEQEMKAKAQEARAKVIEAESQIPLAMAEAFRSGNLGIMDYYKMQNIQADTDMRESIAKPGTENKGKNK is encoded by the coding sequence ATGGATCCTTCTTTATCACCTATATTAATTATTGTTGGTGCGATAGTAGCGCTGTTTTTGTTACTATACATTCTGCCAGTCAATTTATGGTTTACTGCTCAGCTTTCTGGCGTGAAAGTGAATCTTTTAAACCTCGTATTGATGCGTTTACGTCGAGTATCTCCTTCTTTGGTGACAAATGCGATGATTATTTCAACAAAAGCCGGTTTGAATATTACTTCTAATGAAATTGAAACGCATTATTTAGCAGGAGGAAATGTGAATAGCGTAATAAAAGCATTGATTTCGGCAGATAAAGCTAATATTCCTTTGGATTTTAAATTGGCAACAGCCATTGATCTCGCTGGCAGAGATGTATTTGATGCCGTCCAGATATCTGTGAACCCTCGTGTGATTAATACGCCGCCAGTTGCGGCAGTGGCTAAAGATGGTATACAGTTAATTGCAAAGGCGCGTGTTACGGTACGGGCAAATATCAATCAATTGGTTGGAGGCGCGGGTGAGGAAACGATACTCGCGCGCGTGGGAGAAGGTATAGTAACCACCATAGGGTCCGCTGACAATCATAAGGAAGTGCTTGAAAATCCCGATAAAATCTCAAAAACAGTATTGGAAAAAGGATTGGATAGCGGTACTGCCTTTGAAATCCTTTCAATAGACATCGCAGACATTGATATTGGTGAGAACATCGGTGCTAAATTGCAGACCGATCAGGCAGAGGCTGATTTAAAAGTAGCCAACGCTAGAGCCGAAGAACGACGGGCAATGGCTGTAGCCACTGAACAGGAAATGAAGGCTAAAGCCCAGGAAGCGAGAGCAAAGGTCATTGAAGCAGAATCTCAAATACCTTTAGCCATGGCCGAAGCGTTTCGCAGTGGTAACTTGGGTATTATGGACTACTATAAAATGCAAAATATTCAGGCGGATACCGATATGCGTGAGTCTATTGCAAAACCTGGTACAGAAAACAAAGGGAAAAATAAATAA